Proteins from one Lonchura striata isolate bLonStr1 chromosome 6, bLonStr1.mat, whole genome shotgun sequence genomic window:
- the CDK2AP2 gene encoding cyclin-dependent kinase 2-associated protein 2: MSYKPIAPAPATPGAASASPAPPGPGAPSAATSVPSPSGSVPGAAAPFRPLFNDFGPPSMGYVQAMKPPGAQGSQSTYTDLLSVIEEMGKEIRPTYAGSKSAMERLKRGIIHARALVRECLAETERNART, encoded by the exons ATGTCCTACAAGCCTATCGCTCCCGCCCCCGCTACCCCCGGAGCCGCCAGcgccagccccgccccgccggggccCGGGGCACCGTCCGCCG CCACGAGTGTCCCGTCGCCCTCCGGTTCCGTCCCTGGCGCCGCCGCCCCTTTCCGGCCGCTCTTCAATGACTTCGGGCCGCCGTCCATGGGCTACGTGCAG GCCATGAAGCCCCCCGGGGCACAGGGCTCGCAGAGCACCTACACCGACCTGCTCTCGGTCATCGAGGAGATGGGGAAGGAGATCCGGCCCACCTACGCCGGCAGCAAGAGCGCCATGGAGAGGCTGAAGCGGG GGATCATCCACGCCCGGGCGCTGGTCAGGGAGTGCCTGGCAGAGACAGAGCGAAACGCCCGCACGTAA
- the LOC110485017 gene encoding calcium-binding protein 2 — protein MQGYSVLQGLVGPACIFLRQSIAITQRDRELRPEEIEELKQAFREFDKDHDGYISYKDLGECMRTMGYMPTEMELIELSQQITGGKVDFDDFVELMGPKMLAETADMIGIKELRDAFREFDTNGDGQISMAELREAMRKLLGQQLNYREVDEILKDVDLNGDGLVDFEEFVRMMSR, from the exons ATGCAGGGATACTCggtgctgcaggggctggtggggCCGGCCTGCATCTTCCTGCGGCAGAGCATCGCCATCACCCAACGG GACCGGGAGCTGCGGCCCGAGGAGATCGAAG AGCTGAAGCAGGCGTTCCGGGAGTTTGACAAGGACCACGACGGCTACATCAGCTACAAGGACCTGGGCGAATGCATGCGGACCATGGGCTACATGCCCACGGAGATGGAGCTCATCGAGCTGTCCCAGCAGATCA CCGGGGGCAAGGTGGATTTTGATGATTTCGTGGAGCTGATGGGCCCCAAGATGCTGGCGGAGACGGCGGATATGATTGGGATCAAGGAGCTGCGTGACGCCTTCCGTGAG TTTGACACCAATGGGGACGGACAGATCAGCATGGCAGAGCTGCGGGAGGCCATGCGCAagctcctggggcagcagctcAACTATCGGGAGGTGGATGAGATCCTCAAAGATGTGGATCTCAATGGCGATGGCCTGGTGGACTTCGAAG AGTTTGTGCGGATGATGTCGCGCTGA
- the NDUFV1 gene encoding NADH dehydrogenase [ubiquinone] flavoprotein 1, mitochondrial: MAGRQLLALRRLPAASFSTAPKKTQFGSLRDEDRIFTNLYGRHDWRLQGALRRGDWYKTKEILLKGVDWILGEIKTSGLRGRGGAGFPTGLKWSFMNKPPDGRPKYLVVNADEGEPGTCKDREIMRHDPHKLLEGCLVAGRAMGARAAYIYIRGEFYNEASNLQVAIREAYEAGLLGGDACGSGYAFDVFVVRGAGAYICGEETALIESIEGKQGKPRLKPPFPADVGVFGCPTTVANVETVSVAPTICRRGGAWFASFGRERNSGTKLFNISGHVNTPCTVEEEMSVPLKELIEKHAGGVRGGWDNLLAVIPGGSSTPLLPKSVCETVLMDFDSLVQAQSGLGTAAVIVMDKSTDVVKAIARLIEFYKHESCGQCTPCREGVDWMNKVMARFVRGDAQVAEIDALWEISKQIEGHTICALGDGAAWPVQGLIRHFRPELEERMRRYSEAKGQAVSA; encoded by the exons ATGGccggcaggcagctgctggcgCTGCGGCGCCTGCCCGCCGCCTCCTTCTCG ACGGCGCCCAAGAAGACGCAGTTCGGGTCGCTGCGGGATGAGGACCGGATCTTCACCAACCTCTACGGGCGGCACGACTGGCG GCTGCAGGGCGCGCTGCGCCGCGGCGACTGGTACAAGACGAAGGAGATCCTGCTCAAGGGCGTGGACTGGATCCTCGGCGAGATCAAGACctcggggctgcggggccgcggcggTGCCGGGTTCCCCACCGGGCTCAAGTGGAGCTTCATGAACAAACCCCCGGACGGGAG ACCCAAGTACCTGGTGGTGAACGCGGACGAGGGCGAGCCGGGCACCTGCAAGGACCGGGAGATCATGCGGCACGACCCGCACAAGCTGCTGGAGGGCTGCCTGGTGGCGGGGCGGGCCATGGGCGCCCGCGCCGCCTACATCTACATCCGCGGCGAGTTCTACAACGAGGCCTCCAACCTGCAG GTGGCCATCCGTGAGGCCTACGAGGCCGGGCTGCTGGGCGGCGACGCCTGCGGGTCGGGATACGCCTTCGACGTGTTCGTGGTGCGCGGCGCCGGCGCCTACATCTGCGGCGAGGAGACGGCGCTCATCGAGTCCATTGAGGGCAAGCAGGGGAAGCCCCGCCTCAAGCCCCCATTCCCCGCTGACGTGG GTGTGTTTGGCTGCCCCACCACGGTGGCCAACGTGGAGACGGTGTCAGTGGCCCCCACGATCTGCCGGCGTGGCGGCGCTTGGTTCGCCAGCTTCGGCCGGGAGCGGAATTCCGGCACCAAGCTCTTCAACATCTCGGGGCATGTCAACACGCCCTGCACAGTGGAGGAGGAGATGTCGGTGCCGCTGAAGGAGCTCATTGAGAAACACGCCG GAGGTGTCCGTGGGGGCTGGGACAACCTGCTGGCCGTCATCCCCGGCGGCTCCTCCACACCACTGCTGCCCAAGTCTGTGTGTGAGACGGTGCTGATGGACTTCGACTCCCTGGTGCAGGCGCAGAGCGGGCTGGGCACAGCCGCTGTCATTGTCATGGATAAATCG aCCGACGTCGTCAAAGCCATCGCGCGCCTGATCGAGTTCTACAAGCACGAGAGCTGCGGGCAGTGCACCCCGTGCCGGGAAG GCGTGGACTGGATGAACAAGGTGATGGCGCGGTTCGTGCGGGGCGACGCGCAGGTCGCCGAGATCGACGCGCTCTGGGAGATCAGCAAGCAGATCGAGGGACACACCATCTGTGCCCTGGGCGATGGCGCAGCCTGGCCCGTGCAG GGCCTCATCCGCCACTTCCGCCCCGAGCTGGAGGAGAGGATGCGGCGCTACAGCGAGGCCAAAGGCCAAGCGGTGTCGGCATAA
- the NUDT8 gene encoding mitochondrial coenzyme A diphosphatase NUDT8: MAGPGGAGGAGDAGDVLSGGSERRCRARLAAGGAGGAAAAAAVLVPLCSVRGRPALLFTLRSRRLAGPHSGDVSFPGGRRDPADGDAVATALRETREELGVAVAATSVWGQLRTLPDRHGMTVAPVVANLGPLEALTLNPNPDEVEEVFTLPLAHLLREENQGYTHFRMASGYGYTLPVFLNGPHKVWGLTAIITELTLELLVPGHYRRKTHVPPRKAPA, from the exons ATGGCGGGCCCGGGCGGTGCCGGCGGTGCGGGGGACGCCGGGGATGTGCTGAGCGGCGGCAGCGAGCGGCGGTGCCGGGCGCGGCTggcggcggggggcgcggggggcgcggcggcggcggccgcggtgCTGGTGCCGCTGTGCTCGGtgcgcggccgccccgcgctGCTCTTCAcgctccgctcccgccgccTCGCCGGCCCCCACAGCGGCGACGTCAG CTTCCCCGGTGGGCGGCGGGACCCGGCGGACGGGGACGCGGTGGCCACGGCTCTGCGGGAGACTcgggaggagctgggggtggcGGTGGCGGCCACCAGCGtctggggacagcttcggacGCTGCCCGACCGG CATGGAATGACCGTGGCACCCGTCGTGGCCAACCTGGGGCCGCTGGAGGCCTTGACACTGAACCCCAACCCTGATGAG GTGGAGGAGGTGTTCACCCTGCCCCTGGCTCACCTGCTCCGCGAGGAGAACCAGGGCTACACCCACTTCCGCATGGCCAGCGGCTACGGATACACCTTGCCCGTGTTCCTCAACGGCCCCCACAAAGTGTGGGGGCTCACAGCCATCATCACCGAGctgaccctggagctgctggtgcctggcCACTACCGCAGGAAGACCCACGTGCCTCCCCGGAAAGCCCCAGCCTGA